A DNA window from Paenibacillus sp. HWE-109 contains the following coding sequences:
- the fabD gene encoding ACP S-malonyltransferase yields MGKIAFVFPGQGSQSVGMGQDLYANHPAAKAYYDRANEALGFSLSDLIFEGPEDQLKITYHTQPALLTTSIACLEAFKAAGITPDYVAGHSLGEYSALVAAGVLGFEDAVRTVRARGEFMEQAVPGGLGAMAAVLGAERAALAELCSAITSGGSVVELANVNCPGQIVVSGSKEGVAAVVERCKEAGAKRAIPLEVSGPFHSSLMKPASERLAEVLASIEMSDAAVPVVANVTARPVTQPGDIRGLLVEQVSSPVLWEDTIAYLIGQGVDTFVELGSGTVLAGLIKKVDKTVKTVSIGSQEALEKYMKETDDKHANG; encoded by the coding sequence ATGGGTAAAATAGCATTTGTTTTTCCTGGTCAAGGTTCGCAGTCTGTCGGGATGGGGCAGGATTTGTACGCGAATCATCCTGCGGCCAAAGCGTATTATGACCGCGCGAATGAAGCGCTCGGCTTCTCTTTATCGGATCTGATCTTCGAGGGTCCGGAGGACCAGTTGAAGATCACGTATCACACGCAGCCTGCGCTGCTGACAACAAGCATCGCTTGTCTGGAAGCGTTCAAGGCAGCGGGCATTACACCAGACTATGTCGCTGGACATAGTCTGGGCGAGTACAGCGCGCTCGTCGCAGCCGGCGTGCTCGGGTTCGAAGACGCGGTCCGCACCGTGCGGGCCCGCGGCGAGTTCATGGAGCAGGCCGTCCCAGGCGGCCTGGGTGCCATGGCAGCCGTGCTGGGAGCCGAGCGCGCAGCGCTGGCGGAGCTATGCTCGGCTATCACAAGCGGCGGCTCCGTCGTGGAGCTCGCCAATGTGAACTGCCCGGGACAGATCGTCGTCTCGGGCAGCAAAGAGGGCGTTGCAGCAGTTGTCGAACGCTGCAAAGAAGCCGGCGCGAAACGCGCCATACCGCTCGAGGTGAGCGGGCCCTTTCACTCTTCGCTCATGAAACCAGCTTCGGAGCGCCTCGCTGAGGTGCTCGCGTCCATTGAGATGAGCGATGCAGCCGTACCCGTTGTGGCCAACGTAACGGCTCGCCCTGTTACGCAGCCCGGCGATATTCGCGGTCTGCTTGTTGAACAAGTGTCTTCCCCTGTATTATGGGAAGACACCATTGCTTACTTGATCGGCCAAGGCGTCGACACGTTCGTTGAGCTTGGCTCGGGGACTGTGCTCGCAGGTCTTATCAAGAAGGTCGACAAAACGGTGAAAACCGTGTCCATTGGAAGCCAAGAAGCTTTGGAGAAGTACATGAAGGAGACTGATGACAAACATGCTAACGGGTAA